From a single Nitrospirota bacterium genomic region:
- a CDS encoding class II fructose-bisphosphate aldolase, producing MEKVSWKDIGLVNTREMFKKAMAGKYAIPAYNFNNMEQLQAIVLGCVESKSPFILQVSSGARKYANQTLLRFLAMGAVAMIKDANSPVKFSLHLDHGDTFELCKSCIDSGFSSVMIDGSHHSYEDNVKVTKQVVEYARQYDVTVEGELGVLAGIEDAVVADKSTYTKPEQVEDFVKKTGVDSLAISIGTSHGAMKFKPEQCTRDSRGVLVPPALRFDILDEIEKRIPGFPIVLHGASSVIPEYVQIINSNGGKLKDAVGIPEDQLRKAARSAVCKVNIDSDGRLAMTAMIRKTMAEKPAEFDPRKYLGPARDELIKMIIHKNNEVLGSSGQA from the coding sequence ATGGAGAAGGTTTCATGGAAGGACATCGGCCTGGTCAACACCCGTGAGATGTTCAAGAAGGCCATGGCGGGCAAGTACGCGATCCCGGCGTACAACTTCAACAACATGGAGCAGCTGCAGGCGATCGTCCTGGGATGCGTGGAGTCGAAGTCGCCGTTCATCCTCCAGGTTTCGAGCGGCGCGCGGAAGTACGCGAACCAGACCCTCCTGCGGTTCCTTGCGATGGGCGCCGTCGCCATGATCAAGGACGCAAATTCGCCGGTTAAGTTCAGCCTGCACCTGGACCACGGCGACACCTTCGAGCTCTGCAAGTCCTGCATCGACTCCGGCTTCTCCTCGGTCATGATCGACGGCTCGCACCACTCCTATGAAGACAACGTGAAAGTGACCAAGCAGGTGGTGGAGTACGCCCGCCAGTACGATGTCACGGTGGAGGGCGAGCTCGGCGTACTCGCCGGGATCGAGGACGCGGTGGTGGCCGACAAGTCGACCTACACGAAACCCGAGCAGGTTGAAGATTTCGTGAAGAAGACCGGCGTGGACTCCCTCGCCATCTCCATCGGCACCTCTCACGGTGCCATGAAGTTCAAGCCCGAGCAGTGCACCCGTGACAGCCGCGGCGTGCTCGTCCCTCCGGCGCTCCGGTTCGACATCCTCGACGAGATCGAGAAGCGCATTCCCGGCTTCCCGATCGTGCTGCACGGCGCGTCATCGGTCATCCCCGAATATGTGCAGATCATCAACTCGAACGGCGGCAAGCTCAAGGACGCCGTCGGCATCCCCGAGGACCAGCTCCGCAAGGCGGCGCGAAGCGCGGTCTGCAAGGTGAACATCGACAGCGACGGCCGGCTTGCCATGACCGCAATGATCCGGAAGACCATGGCCGAAAAACCGGCTGAGTTCGACCCCCGGAAGTACCTCGGCCCCGCCCGGGACGAGCTGATCAAAATGATCATTCACAAGAACAATGAGGTGCTCGGCTCATCGGGCCAGGCATAA